The Providencia sp. PROV188 genome includes a region encoding these proteins:
- the rpsF gene encoding 30S ribosomal protein S6, producing MRHYEIVFMVHPDQSEQVPGMIERYSAVITNAQGQIHRLEDWGRRQLAYPINKLHKAHYVLLNVEAPQEAIDELETNFRFNDAVIRSMVMRLKHAVTEASPMVKAKDERRGRDMSDDYQDEEAEETGDSEE from the coding sequence ATGCGTCATTACGAAATCGTTTTTATGGTCCATCCTGACCAAAGCGAACAGGTTCCGGGCATGATCGAGCGTTACAGTGCTGTTATCACTAACGCACAAGGTCAGATTCACCGTCTGGAAGACTGGGGCCGTCGTCAACTGGCTTACCCAATCAACAAACTGCACAAAGCTCACTATGTTCTGCTGAACGTAGAAGCTCCACAGGAAGCGATTGATGAGCTGGAAACTAACTTCCGCTTCAACGATGCCGTTATCCGCAGCATGGTTATGCGCTTAAAACACGCAGTAACAGAAGCTTCTCCAATGGTCAAAGCCAAAGACGAACGTCGCGGCCGTGACATGTCTGATGATTATCAAGACGAAGAAGCAGAAGAAACTGGGGATTCTGAAGAGTAA
- the rnr gene encoding ribonuclease R codes for MSNDPFQEREAEKYESPIPSREFILDLLSKRTAPANREEIAQLLNLSTEDELEALRRRLRAMERDGQLVFTRRKCYALPERIDLLKGKVIGHRDGYGFLRVEGKKEDYYLSQDEMKRALHGDVILAQPYGQDRKGRTEVRVVRVLEPRNNQIVGRYFIEAGMGFVVPDDSRLSFDILIPKDKQCGARMGNVVVVELETRPQRRSQAVGNIIEVLGETMGTGMAVEIALRTHEIPHSWPPQVTKQVADYSETVPEAAKKGRVDLRDLPLVTIDGEDARDFDDAVYCAPKKGGGWRLWVAIADVSYYVRPQTALDTEAHSRGNSVYFPSQVVPMLPEVLSNGLCSLNPGVDRLCMVCEMTVSASGKLSSYKFYEAVMSSHARLTYTKVWKMLQGDEELREHYKALVPHIEHLHQLYKALDAARIERGAISFESEEAKFIFNAERRIERIEPVERNDAHKLIEECMILANIAAARFVEKNEEPALYRVHDRPKEESVMNLRSVFSELGLTLPGGMKPEPRDYAQVMNEVAERPDHELLQTMILRSMKQAIYDPENRGHFGLGLKSYAHFTSPIRRYPDLSLHRGIKYLLAKEHGHGDKRWTETGGWHSDMDSMLQLGEHCSLTERRADEATRDVADWLKCDFMQDQVGQVFTGLITSVTGFGFFVRLNDLFIDGLVHISTLDNDYYRYDAVGQRLIGESSGTTYRLGDEVEIRVEAVHMDERTIDFALISTTRKAKNPGKTTRDKMKKEVKNATRSARRKGDVSKEKNFEPDSAFRRSEKKGKKDSKEAKPEGKGNGKAKSKKPSDKTKKISAKLKAKRVAKKSQKQEG; via the coding sequence ATGTCAAACGATCCTTTTCAGGAAAGAGAAGCAGAAAAATACGAATCCCCAATTCCGAGTAGAGAGTTTATTTTAGATCTCTTATCTAAGCGCACAGCACCTGCAAACCGTGAAGAAATTGCACAGCTACTCAACCTCTCTACGGAAGATGAATTGGAAGCATTGCGTCGTCGCTTACGTGCGATGGAACGTGATGGACAGTTAGTTTTCACTCGCCGCAAATGTTATGCATTACCAGAGCGTATTGACCTATTAAAAGGTAAAGTTATTGGTCACCGTGATGGTTATGGTTTCTTGCGTGTCGAAGGTAAAAAAGAAGATTACTACTTATCTCAAGATGAGATGAAGCGCGCTTTACATGGTGATGTGATTTTGGCTCAACCTTATGGTCAAGACCGTAAAGGGCGTACTGAAGTGCGTGTTGTACGTGTATTAGAGCCGCGCAATAACCAAATTGTTGGACGCTATTTTATTGAAGCGGGAATGGGGTTTGTTGTTCCTGATGATAGCCGTTTAAGTTTCGATATTTTAATTCCGAAAGACAAACAGTGTGGCGCCCGTATGGGTAACGTGGTGGTGGTAGAATTAGAAACTCGCCCACAACGCCGCTCTCAAGCTGTTGGGAATATTATTGAAGTACTCGGTGAGACTATGGGTACGGGTATGGCGGTAGAAATCGCATTACGTACTCATGAAATTCCGCACTCTTGGCCGCCACAAGTGACAAAGCAAGTGGCTGATTACAGTGAAACAGTCCCTGAAGCTGCGAAGAAAGGGCGTGTGGATCTACGCGATCTTCCACTCGTTACCATCGATGGCGAAGACGCTCGTGACTTCGATGACGCCGTTTACTGTGCACCGAAAAAAGGTGGCGGTTGGCGTTTATGGGTGGCGATTGCGGATGTGAGCTATTATGTCCGCCCACAAACGGCACTGGATACGGAAGCCCATAGCCGTGGTAACTCGGTCTACTTCCCATCCCAAGTTGTGCCAATGCTACCGGAAGTGCTGTCTAACGGATTATGTTCACTAAACCCAGGCGTAGATCGTCTGTGTATGGTATGTGAAATGACGGTTTCGGCATCTGGAAAACTTTCTTCATATAAATTCTATGAAGCGGTGATGAGCTCCCACGCGCGTTTAACCTACACCAAAGTGTGGAAAATGCTGCAAGGGGATGAAGAGCTACGCGAGCATTACAAAGCGTTAGTGCCTCATATCGAGCATTTACACCAATTATACAAAGCGTTAGATGCAGCACGTATTGAGCGTGGCGCTATCTCGTTTGAGTCTGAAGAAGCCAAATTTATCTTCAATGCGGAACGTCGCATTGAGCGTATTGAGCCTGTAGAGCGTAATGATGCACACAAATTAATTGAAGAGTGCATGATTTTAGCTAATATTGCGGCGGCGCGATTTGTTGAGAAAAACGAAGAGCCTGCACTATACCGTGTGCATGACCGTCCGAAAGAAGAGAGCGTTATGAACTTACGCTCAGTATTCAGCGAGTTAGGTTTAACACTGCCGGGTGGCATGAAGCCAGAGCCAAGAGATTACGCCCAAGTAATGAACGAAGTGGCTGAGCGCCCAGACCATGAGCTATTGCAGACCATGATTTTGCGTTCAATGAAGCAAGCGATTTATGATCCAGAAAACCGCGGTCACTTTGGTTTAGGTCTAAAATCGTATGCGCACTTTACCTCGCCAATTCGTCGTTATCCTGACTTAAGCTTGCACCGTGGTATTAAATACTTACTGGCAAAAGAGCATGGTCATGGAGATAAGCGCTGGACGGAAACGGGCGGATGGCACTCCGATATGGACAGCATGCTGCAATTGGGCGAGCACTGCTCACTGACTGAGCGCCGCGCAGATGAAGCTACCCGTGACGTCGCAGATTGGTTAAAATGTGACTTCATGCAAGACCAAGTGGGACAAGTATTTACTGGACTTATCACTAGCGTGACAGGTTTCGGTTTCTTTGTTCGCTTAAATGACCTATTCATTGATGGCTTAGTGCATATCTCAACCCTCGATAACGACTATTATCGTTATGACGCGGTTGGACAGCGCTTAATCGGTGAATCTTCCGGTACAACTTATCGCCTTGGCGATGAAGTGGAAATCCGTGTAGAAGCGGTACATATGGATGAGCGCACCATTGATTTTGCTTTAATTTCAACGACACGAAAAGCGAAAAACCCGGGCAAAACCACGCGGGATAAGATGAAGAAAGAAGTTAAAAATGCGACACGTTCAGCCCGTCGAAAAGGTGATGTGAGCAAAGAAAAAAACTTCGAACCTGATTCTGCATTTCGTCGTTCAGAGAAAAAAGGCAAGAAAGACAGCAAAGAAGCTAAACCTGAAGGTAAAGGAAACGGTAAAGCGAAAAGCAAAAAGCCGTCCGATAAAACCAAAAAAATCAGTGCCAAGTTAAAAGCAAAACGCGTGGCGAAAAAATCCCAAAAACAAGAGGGATAA
- the priB gene encoding primosomal replication protein N has protein sequence MITNRLVLTGTVCKALIRKVSPSGIPHCQFVLEHRSGQQEAGMSRQAWCRMPVIASGQALQTHTHSITVGSLITVTGFISTHQGRNGISKLVLHAEQIDLIDSGD, from the coding sequence GTGATCACTAATCGTCTGGTGCTGACAGGCACAGTCTGTAAAGCATTGATTCGAAAAGTGAGTCCGTCCGGCATTCCACATTGCCAGTTTGTTTTAGAACATCGTTCTGGACAACAGGAAGCTGGAATGTCACGGCAAGCATGGTGCAGAATGCCCGTCATTGCCAGCGGACAAGCCTTACAAACCCATACTCACAGTATAACGGTCGGCAGTCTGATTACTGTTACAGGTTTCATTAGTACCCATCAGGGACGTAATGGAATCAGTAAATTAGTCTTACATGCCGAGCAGATTGATTTGATAGATTCTGGAGACTAG
- the rpsR gene encoding 30S ribosomal protein S18, translating into MARYFRRRKFCRFTAEGVQEIDYKDIATLKNYITESGKIVPSRITGTRAKYQRQLARAIKRARYLSLLPYTDRHQ; encoded by the coding sequence ATGGCACGTTATTTCCGTCGTCGCAAGTTCTGCCGTTTCACAGCGGAAGGCGTTCAAGAGATCGACTATAAAGATATCGCAACGCTGAAAAACTATATCACTGAAAGTGGTAAAATTGTACCAAGCCGTATCACCGGTACTCGTGCAAAATATCAACGCCAGCTCGCTCGTGCTATCAAGCGCGCTCGCTACCTGTCTCTGTTACCATACACTGATCGTCATCAGTAA
- a CDS encoding CDP-diacylglycerol diphosphatase: MQKNNNTCKKKLIKIIAAVVLLLLLSLIGYISWIKYHADGLWNIISQQCIAINDPDQRNPSCMKVDLDNRYVLFKDKKGPVHNLVLPTDKVSGIESPLLLEYNSPDYFTLAWNERESVSPAGQPVISDDKLALAINSQYGRSQDQLHIHIACLKPQVIELVNQHADAIKSEWHVFPVELEGHEYWAKKLDSQQSPFKQLNEYVQAHNDNMGNYGLAVTELKDGSMVLLANRMDVWQFNLGSAGELLDYQCSVNQ, encoded by the coding sequence ATGCAGAAAAACAACAATACCTGCAAAAAGAAGCTCATTAAAATTATTGCCGCCGTAGTTTTACTCCTACTACTCAGTCTTATTGGCTATATTTCATGGATTAAATACCATGCAGATGGGCTGTGGAATATCATTAGCCAGCAGTGCATTGCTATCAATGATCCTGACCAGCGTAATCCATCTTGCATGAAAGTGGATTTAGACAATCGCTATGTACTCTTCAAAGATAAAAAAGGCCCGGTTCATAATTTGGTACTGCCAACCGATAAAGTCAGTGGTATCGAATCCCCTTTATTACTCGAATATAATAGTCCGGATTACTTTACGCTTGCCTGGAATGAACGAGAAAGTGTTAGCCCCGCAGGTCAACCCGTTATTAGCGATGATAAACTCGCTTTAGCGATTAATTCACAATATGGGCGTTCCCAAGATCAACTTCATATCCATATTGCTTGCCTAAAACCGCAGGTTATTGAGCTAGTTAACCAACATGCAGATGCGATTAAATCTGAGTGGCATGTTTTTCCAGTGGAATTGGAAGGGCATGAATATTGGGCGAAAAAGTTAGATAGCCAACAAAGCCCTTTCAAGCAGCTAAATGAATATGTTCAAGCACATAATGACAACATGGGGAACTATGGACTGGCGGTGACGGAGCTGAAAGATGGTTCGATGGTATTATTAGCGAATCGGATGGATGTTTGGCAGTTTAATTTAGGTAGTGCAGGAGAATTACTGGATTACCAATGTTCAGTCAATCAGTAA
- a CDS encoding peptidylprolyl isomerase translates to MANQNFDSVEAQASYGIGLQIGQQLLESGLEGLVPDAILAGLTDSLEGNMPSVPVEALHKALREMHERADAVRQERQKELAAEGQKFLDENQKKDGVSTTESGLQFSVINQGEGAIPARSDRVRVHYTGRLIDGTVFDSSVQRGQPAEFPVSGVIPGWIEALTLMPVGSKWELYIPHELAYGERGAGASIPPFSTLVFEVELLEIL, encoded by the coding sequence ATGGCAAACCAAAACTTTGATTCAGTAGAAGCTCAAGCGAGCTATGGCATTGGTCTACAAATTGGACAGCAATTATTAGAATCAGGACTAGAAGGTTTAGTTCCAGACGCAATTTTAGCGGGTCTGACTGATTCTTTAGAAGGCAACATGCCATCAGTTCCAGTTGAAGCTCTGCATAAAGCACTGCGTGAAATGCACGAGCGTGCAGATGCAGTTCGCCAAGAGCGTCAAAAAGAACTGGCTGCAGAAGGTCAAAAATTCTTAGATGAAAACCAGAAGAAAGACGGCGTATCGACTACTGAGTCTGGTTTGCAATTCTCTGTGATCAACCAAGGTGAAGGCGCAATCCCAGCTCGTTCTGACCGTGTTCGCGTTCATTACACCGGTCGTTTAATTGACGGTACTGTGTTCGACAGTTCCGTACAGCGCGGTCAGCCAGCAGAATTCCCAGTAAGCGGCGTGATCCCTGGTTGGATTGAAGCACTGACATTAATGCCAGTGGGTTCAAAATGGGAATTATACATTCCTCATGAATTAGCTTACGGTGAGCGTGGTGCTGGCGCATCCATTCCGCCATTCAGCACCCTCGTTTTCGAAGTTGAGTTACTGGAAATTTTATAA
- the nsrR gene encoding nitric oxide-sensing transcriptional repressor NsrR, protein MQLTSFTDYGLRALIYLAALEKGQMTSITQVTEVYGVSRNHMVKIINQLSHLGYVKATRGKNGGIALGQPAESIRIGDVVRALEPLTLVNCSGEFCHITPACRLKGVLQKAIQQFLQELDQYTLADMVKDNSPLYQLLLD, encoded by the coding sequence GTGCAGCTGACAAGTTTTACTGATTATGGGTTACGCGCCCTAATTTATTTAGCCGCCCTAGAAAAAGGGCAAATGACGAGTATTACACAAGTCACTGAAGTGTATGGTGTTTCTCGTAATCACATGGTTAAAATTATTAATCAGCTAAGCCACCTTGGCTATGTAAAAGCCACCCGTGGTAAAAATGGCGGGATCGCACTGGGTCAACCGGCGGAATCCATTCGGATCGGTGATGTTGTCCGCGCATTAGAACCACTCACTCTAGTCAATTGTAGTGGCGAATTTTGCCATATTACGCCCGCTTGCCGCCTAAAAGGTGTATTGCAAAAGGCGATACAACAATTTTTACAAGAACTAGACCAATATACGCTAGCGGACATGGTCAAAGATAATAGTCCGCTGTATCAATTACTGCTCGATTAA
- the hflC gene encoding protease modulator HflC, with amino-acid sequence MRKSFIFVVIAVLAVAYASIFIVPQTERGIVLRFGKVLRDSENKPIVYEPGLHFKVPFIETVKMLDARIQTLEIQADRYLTSENKDLMVDSYLKWRVTDFSRYYVATGGGNPFQAETLLKRKFSDRLRSEFGRLSVKDIITDSRGRLTVDVRDALNKGTATDEATKDADAAIADAAARVEKETNLKPLVVNANSMAALGIEVVDVRIKRIELPNEVSEAIYARMRAEREAVARQHRSQGQEEATKIRAVADKTVTETLAESERTALTLRGEGDAMATKLFADAFNQDPEFYAFIRSLRAYEQSFKNGDDVMVLSPDTDFFRFMKAPTKLRSTD; translated from the coding sequence ATGCGTAAGTCATTTATTTTTGTAGTGATTGCTGTTTTAGCCGTTGCCTACGCATCAATCTTTATTGTTCCTCAAACTGAGCGCGGTATTGTATTACGCTTTGGTAAGGTTTTACGTGATTCTGAGAATAAACCCATCGTTTATGAACCAGGTCTGCATTTCAAAGTTCCATTTATTGAAACTGTAAAAATGCTAGATGCACGTATTCAAACGTTAGAAATTCAAGCTGACCGTTACCTGACTAGCGAAAACAAAGACTTAATGGTGGATTCATACCTGAAATGGCGTGTTACTGATTTCAGCCGTTACTATGTAGCGACTGGCGGCGGTAACCCATTCCAAGCAGAAACCCTGTTAAAACGTAAGTTCAGTGACCGTTTACGTTCTGAGTTTGGTCGTTTAAGCGTTAAAGACATCATCACTGACTCTCGTGGTCGTTTAACCGTTGATGTTCGCGATGCACTGAACAAAGGTACAGCAACTGACGAAGCAACCAAAGACGCTGATGCTGCAATTGCAGATGCGGCGGCTCGCGTTGAAAAAGAAACTAACTTGAAGCCACTGGTTGTTAACGCAAACAGTATGGCGGCGTTAGGTATCGAAGTGGTTGACGTGCGTATCAAACGTATTGAATTACCAAATGAAGTTTCTGAAGCCATCTATGCACGTATGCGTGCAGAGCGTGAAGCGGTAGCGCGTCAGCATCGTTCACAAGGTCAAGAAGAAGCAACTAAAATTCGTGCGGTAGCGGATAAGACAGTAACAGAAACACTGGCAGAATCAGAGCGTACAGCGCTGACCCTGCGAGGTGAAGGTGATGCAATGGCAACGAAACTGTTTGCTGATGCATTCAACCAAGACCCAGAGTTTTATGCCTTTATTCGTAGCCTGCGTGCTTATGAGCAGAGCTTCAAGAACGGTGATGATGTGATGGTGCTTAGCCCAGACACTGATTTCTTCCGTTTTATGAAGGCGCCAACTAAGCTGCGTTCAACGGATTAA
- a CDS encoding LysM-like peptidoglycan-binding domain-containing protein: protein MLRLSTFHRYGIAILALIVIAALFWPAGDKSNSTQNNTSNVPNQPIVIPPTSQPNPIPDTVLSQPEQPTTNIPETSPPLPSEPEIIQEPQTSQPTQQPSTSVPSQPSTPPTTRPSANEWQNYRVQKGKTLAQLFRDNNLQANDAFIMAKAEGSEKPLSNLQQGQKIRLKANGKGEVQQLEITATNGQTYSFTRLSDGSYYRTP, encoded by the coding sequence ATGTTGAGACTATCCACTTTTCATCGCTATGGAATTGCTATTCTAGCGCTGATCGTTATTGCTGCCTTATTTTGGCCTGCTGGCGATAAATCTAATTCCACCCAAAATAATACAAGCAATGTGCCAAACCAACCTATTGTGATCCCACCGACTTCGCAGCCTAATCCAATCCCGGATACGGTGTTATCGCAACCAGAGCAACCGACAACCAACATCCCAGAGACATCACCGCCATTGCCAAGTGAGCCTGAAATTATTCAAGAGCCGCAAACATCTCAGCCGACACAGCAGCCAAGCACCAGCGTGCCATCACAGCCATCCACGCCACCAACCACTCGCCCGTCAGCTAATGAATGGCAGAATTATCGCGTTCAGAAAGGAAAAACATTGGCGCAGCTATTTCGTGATAATAACTTGCAGGCAAATGATGCCTTTATCATGGCAAAAGCTGAAGGCTCAGAAAAACCCCTTAGCAACTTGCAGCAAGGGCAGAAAATCCGATTGAAAGCCAATGGGAAAGGTGAAGTTCAACAGCTGGAAATTACAGCAACCAACGGTCAAACCTATAGCTTTACACGCTTAAGCGATGGTAGCTATTACCGAACACCTTAA
- the rlmB gene encoding 23S rRNA (guanosine(2251)-2'-O)-methyltransferase RlmB encodes MSEIIYGIHAVKALLERSPQRIKEVYILKGREDRRLMPIVHEIEALGIVVQVANRQWMDAQTEGAVHQGIIANVLAGKQYQEGDLPDLLESTESPFLLILDGVTDPHNLGACLRSADAAGVHAVIVPKDKSAQLNATAKKVACGAAENVPLIRVTNLARTLRLLQEYNVWIVGTAGEADHNLYQSKLTGAIALVMGAEGEGMRRLTREHCDELISIPMAGSVSSLNVSVATGVCLFEAVRQRIAK; translated from the coding sequence ATGAGCGAAATTATTTATGGCATTCACGCAGTGAAAGCCCTGCTTGAGCGTTCTCCGCAACGTATTAAAGAAGTCTATATTTTAAAAGGTCGTGAAGACCGCCGCCTGATGCCTATCGTTCATGAAATCGAAGCGTTGGGGATTGTGGTGCAAGTGGCAAATCGCCAATGGATGGACGCACAAACTGAAGGTGCAGTACACCAAGGGATTATCGCCAATGTGTTAGCCGGTAAACAGTATCAAGAAGGGGATCTTCCAGATTTACTGGAAAGCACCGAATCGCCATTTTTACTGATCCTCGACGGTGTGACGGACCCACATAACTTAGGTGCGTGTTTACGTAGTGCAGACGCAGCCGGTGTTCATGCAGTGATTGTTCCTAAAGACAAATCCGCACAATTGAACGCAACCGCGAAGAAAGTGGCATGTGGTGCAGCGGAAAATGTTCCGCTGATCCGTGTGACTAACTTGGCAAGAACCTTACGTTTACTGCAAGAGTACAATGTGTGGATTGTCGGCACCGCCGGCGAAGCTGACCATAACTTGTATCAAAGTAAACTGACTGGCGCTATCGCATTAGTGATGGGCGCGGAAGGTGAAGGTATGCGTCGTTTGACTCGCGAACATTGCGACGAGCTGATTAGCATCCCAATGGCGGGCTCAGTTTCATCGCTGAACGTCTCTGTGGCAACGGGCGTGTGCCTGTTTGAAGCAGTACGTCAACGCATTGCCAAATAA
- the rplI gene encoding 50S ribosomal protein L9, whose protein sequence is MQVILLDKVANLGSLGDQVNVKSGYARNFLVPQGKAVPATKKNVEFFEARRAELEAKLADVLAAAQARAAAVTALGSVTLASKAGDEGKLFGSIGTRDIADAITAAGVKVAKSEVRLPNGVLRTTGDHEVHFQLHSDVFAELNVIIVAE, encoded by the coding sequence ATGCAAGTTATTCTGCTTGATAAAGTAGCTAACCTAGGTAGCCTGGGTGACCAAGTTAACGTTAAATCGGGCTACGCTCGTAACTTCTTAGTACCACAGGGCAAAGCTGTTCCTGCAACTAAGAAAAACGTTGAATTCTTCGAAGCTCGCCGCGCTGAACTGGAAGCTAAATTAGCTGACGTTCTGGCAGCAGCACAGGCTCGTGCAGCAGCTGTTACTGCGCTGGGTTCTGTTACTCTGGCTTCTAAAGCTGGTGACGAAGGTAAACTGTTCGGTTCAATCGGTACTCGTGACATCGCTGACGCAATCACTGCGGCTGGCGTTAAAGTTGCGAAAAGCGAAGTTCGCCTGCCAAACGGCGTTCTGCGTACTACTGGTGACCACGAAGTTCACTTCCAGTTACACAGCGATGTTTTCGCAGAGCTGAACGTTATCATCGTTGCTGAGTAA
- a CDS encoding adenylosuccinate synthase, which yields MGKNVVVLGTQWGDEGKGKIVDLLTERAKYVVRYQGGHNAGHTLVVNGEKTVLHLIPSGILRENVISIIANGVVLAPDALMKEMKELEDRGVPVRERLRISEACPLILPYHIALDNAREKARGAKAIGTTGRGIGPAYEDKVARRGLRVGDLFDKATFAEKLKEIIEYHNFQLVHYYKEPAVDYQKTLDYVMSVADLLTSMVIDVSDLLYKAHQKNELVMFEGAQGTLLDIDHGTYPYVTSSNTTAGGVATGSGLGPRYVNYVLGIIKAYSTRVGAGPFPTELFDETGEFLREKGQEFGATTGRKRRTGWLDIVAINRAVQINSLSGFCLTKLDVLDGLEEVKICVGYRRPDGKVLETTPLAADEWVGLEPVYESMPGWSETTFGVKERALLPQAALDYIQRIEELTGIPVDIISTGPDRSETMILRDPFDVE from the coding sequence ATGGGTAAGAACGTTGTCGTACTGGGCACCCAATGGGGTGACGAAGGGAAGGGCAAGATCGTTGACTTGCTGACAGAACGAGCTAAATATGTAGTTCGCTATCAGGGCGGCCATAATGCTGGCCATACTCTTGTTGTAAACGGTGAAAAAACCGTTCTCCACTTAATTCCATCCGGTATTCTTCGTGAAAATGTCATCAGCATCATTGCTAATGGTGTTGTTCTTGCGCCTGATGCTTTAATGAAAGAGATGAAAGAACTGGAAGATCGCGGTGTTCCTGTTCGTGAGCGTTTACGTATCTCTGAAGCATGCCCACTGATCCTGCCTTATCACATCGCATTAGACAATGCGCGTGAAAAAGCGCGTGGAGCAAAAGCTATCGGTACAACTGGTCGTGGCATCGGTCCTGCATACGAAGATAAAGTTGCACGTCGCGGTCTGCGTGTTGGTGACTTATTCGATAAAGCAACTTTCGCTGAAAAATTAAAAGAAATCATCGAATACCATAACTTCCAACTGGTTCACTACTACAAAGAGCCAGCGGTTGATTACCAAAAAACGTTAGATTACGTCATGTCAGTTGCAGACCTTCTGACTAGCATGGTAATTGATGTTTCTGATTTGCTCTACAAAGCGCATCAGAAGAATGAATTAGTGATGTTTGAAGGTGCACAAGGTACGCTGCTGGATATCGACCACGGTACTTATCCGTATGTAACTTCTTCAAACACAACAGCGGGTGGTGTTGCAACAGGCTCAGGCTTAGGTCCACGTTATGTGAACTACGTTCTGGGGATCATCAAAGCTTACTCAACACGTGTTGGTGCGGGTCCATTCCCAACTGAACTGTTTGATGAAACGGGTGAATTCCTGCGTGAGAAAGGCCAAGAATTCGGTGCAACCACTGGTCGTAAACGTCGTACTGGTTGGTTAGACATCGTGGCTATCAACCGTGCTGTACAAATTAACTCCCTGTCAGGTTTCTGCTTAACTAAACTGGACGTTTTAGACGGTTTAGAAGAAGTGAAAATCTGTGTTGGCTACCGTCGTCCAGATGGCAAAGTGTTAGAAACAACACCTTTAGCCGCCGATGAGTGGGTTGGTTTAGAGCCAGTTTACGAAAGCATGCCAGGCTGGAGCGAAACGACTTTCGGCGTTAAAGAAAGAGCGTTACTACCGCAAGCAGCTTTAGATTACATCCAACGCATTGAAGAATTGACGGGCATTCCTGTTGATATTATTTCAACTGGTCCAGACCGTTCAGAAACGATGATCCTGCGTGATCCGTTTGACGTTGAGTAA